A portion of the Roseovarius sp. SCSIO 43702 genome contains these proteins:
- the pepN gene encoding aminopeptidase N — protein MKDAAPATIYLTDYAPFPYIVDSVHLTFRLSPSATRVTSRIAFRPDPDAPPGPFTLDGEGLDLVWARIDGAPVTPTLTDTGLTCEVPDAPFVWEAEVEIDPAANTALEGLYLSNGMYCTQCEAEGFRKITYYPDRPDVMSVFTVRIEGPEPVKLSNGNPAGSGDGWAEWHDPWPKPAYLFALVAGDLVNHADSFTTKSGREVELNIWVRPGDEDKCAFGMEALKRSMQWDENVYGREYDLDIFNIVAVDDFNMGAMENKGLNIFNSSCVLASPETSTDSNFERIEAIIAHEYFHNWTGNRITCRDWFQLCLKEGLTVFRDAQFTADMRSAPVKRIEDVIALRARQFREDNGPLAHPVRPASFVEINNFYTATVYEKGAELIGMLKTLVGDDAYYKALDLYFDRHDGQACTIEDWLKVFEDATGRDLSQFKRWYTDAGTPRLTVTETWTPGRDTAAPGEPAGGTYTLTFEQDTPPTPGQDEKPPRVIPIAVGLLNENGDEVRETTVLEMTETRQSFTFEGLSSRPVPSILRGFSAPVILNRETTNRERAFLLAHDTDPFNKWEAGRALARDGLLATLREGAAPDPLYLDAVETMARDESLDPAFRALALGLPSEEDLAQALHDAGHTPDPLAIWQALEALRDARASAMETTARTLYDRHQVTGPYRPDAVQSGARALTNAALAMITRQDGGTQAQAQYDAADNMTQQLAALGNLIRAGRGDAAVSAFYDQWRHDRLVLDKWFSLQILNADPADTPDVAARLTDHPDFTLKNPNRFRSVLGALTMSQAGFHRADGAGYRLLADWLMRLDPLNPQTTARMCAAFETWRRFDENRQALIEAQLERILDLPNLSRDTTEMVTRILGARA, from the coding sequence ATGAAAGATGCCGCGCCCGCGACGATCTATCTGACGGATTACGCCCCCTTCCCCTACATCGTCGACAGCGTGCATCTGACCTTCCGCCTCTCGCCCTCGGCCACCCGCGTGACAAGCCGGATCGCCTTCCGGCCCGATCCCGACGCGCCGCCGGGACCCTTCACGCTCGACGGTGAAGGACTCGATCTCGTCTGGGCGCGCATCGACGGTGCGCCTGTGACCCCCACGCTCACCGACACCGGCCTCACCTGCGAGGTGCCCGACGCGCCCTTCGTGTGGGAGGCCGAGGTCGAAATCGACCCCGCCGCGAATACCGCGCTCGAAGGTCTCTATCTCTCGAACGGCATGTATTGCACGCAATGCGAGGCCGAGGGCTTCCGCAAGATCACCTACTATCCCGACCGCCCCGATGTCATGTCGGTCTTCACCGTCCGCATCGAGGGGCCCGAGCCCGTGAAGCTGTCGAACGGCAACCCCGCCGGGTCGGGCGATGGCTGGGCCGAATGGCACGATCCCTGGCCCAAGCCCGCCTATCTCTTCGCGCTCGTCGCGGGCGACCTGGTGAACCACGCCGACAGCTTCACCACGAAATCGGGCCGCGAGGTCGAGCTCAACATCTGGGTGCGCCCCGGCGACGAGGACAAGTGCGCCTTCGGGATGGAGGCGCTGAAGCGGTCGATGCAATGGGACGAAAACGTCTATGGCCGCGAATATGACCTGGACATATTCAACATCGTGGCCGTGGATGACTTCAACATGGGCGCGATGGAAAACAAGGGGTTGAACATCTTCAACTCGTCCTGTGTCTTGGCCTCGCCCGAGACCTCGACCGATTCCAATTTCGAACGGATCGAGGCGATCATTGCGCACGAGTATTTCCACAACTGGACCGGCAACCGCATCACCTGCCGCGACTGGTTCCAGCTTTGCCTCAAGGAAGGGCTCACCGTCTTCCGCGACGCGCAGTTCACCGCCGACATGCGCAGCGCACCCGTCAAGCGGATCGAGGACGTGATCGCCCTCCGCGCCCGCCAGTTCCGCGAGGATAACGGCCCGCTCGCGCACCCGGTGCGGCCCGCCTCCTTCGTCGAGATCAACAATTTCTACACCGCGACCGTCTACGAAAAGGGCGCCGAGCTGATCGGAATGCTCAAGACCCTCGTGGGCGACGATGCCTATTACAAGGCGCTCGACCTCTATTTCGACCGTCACGACGGACAGGCCTGCACGATCGAGGATTGGCTCAAGGTGTTCGAGGATGCGACGGGCCGCGACCTCTCGCAATTCAAGCGCTGGTATACCGACGCCGGCACCCCCCGGCTGACCGTCACGGAAACCTGGACACCGGGCCGGGACACCGCCGCACCGGGCGAGCCCGCGGGCGGCACCTATACCCTCACTTTCGAACAGGACACGCCGCCCACGCCGGGGCAGGACGAAAAGCCCCCGCGCGTCATTCCGATCGCGGTGGGGTTGCTCAACGAGAACGGCGACGAGGTGCGCGAGACCACGGTGCTCGAGATGACCGAGACACGGCAGAGCTTCACCTTCGAAGGGCTCTCCTCGCGCCCCGTCCCGTCGATCCTGCGCGGCTTCTCCGCCCCCGTGATCCTGAACCGCGAGACGACGAACCGCGAACGCGCCTTCCTGCTGGCCCACGACACCGACCCGTTCAACAAGTGGGAAGCCGGGCGCGCGCTGGCGCGGGACGGGCTGCTCGCCACGCTGCGCGAGGGGGCCGCGCCCGACCCGCTCTACCTCGACGCGGTCGAAACCATGGCTCGGGACGAAAGCCTCGATCCGGCCTTTCGCGCGCTTGCCCTGGGCCTTCCCTCCGAGGAGGACCTGGCCCAGGCGCTCCACGACGCCGGCCACACCCCCGACCCCCTCGCCATCTGGCAGGCGCTGGAAGCGCTGCGCGACGCGCGGGCCAGCGCGATGGAGACCACCGCCCGCACCCTCTACGACCGCCACCAGGTCACCGGACCCTACCGCCCCGACGCGGTCCAGTCCGGTGCGCGCGCCCTCACCAACGCCGCGCTCGCGATGATCACCCGGCAGGACGGCGGCACGCAGGCGCAGGCGCAATACGACGCCGCCGACAACATGACGCAGCAACTGGCCGCGCTCGGCAACCTCATCCGCGCCGGCCGTGGCGACGCGGCGGTCTCGGCCTTCTACGACCAGTGGCGCCACGACCGGCTCGTCCTCGACAAGTGGTTTTCCCTGCAGATCCTCAACGCCGATCCGGCCGACACGCCCGACGTGGCCGCCCGGCTGACCGACCACCCGGACTTCACCCTGAAGAACCCCAACCGCTTCCGGTCCGTGCTGGGCGCGCTCACCATGTCGCAGGCGGGGTTCCACCGCGCCGACGGGGCGGGCTACCGGCTCTTGGCAGACTGGCTGATGCGCCTCGACCCGCTCAACCCGCAGACCACCGCGCGGATGTGCGCGGCCTTCGAGACATGGCGGCGCTTCGACGAGAACCGCCAGGCACTCATCGAGGCGCAACTGGAGCGCATCCTCGACCTGCCGAATCTCAGCCGCGACACGACCGAGATGGTCACGCGCATCCTCGGCGCCCGCGCCTGA
- a CDS encoding DUF2256 domain-containing protein, translating to MRRKGDLPQKPCAMCGRPFAWRRKWARVWDEVRHCSERCRRAAKRGGHSA from the coding sequence ATGCGGCGCAAGGGAGACCTTCCGCAGAAGCCCTGCGCCATGTGCGGGCGGCCTTTCGCATGGCGCCGGAAATGGGCGAGGGTCTGGGACGAGGTGCGCCATTGCAGCGAGCGGTGCCGGCGCGCCGCCAAAAGAGGCGGCCACAGTGCATGA
- a CDS encoding gamma-glutamyl-gamma-aminobutyrate hydrolase family protein translates to MTDHRPVIGVICNHYLVDDRYPVHAGGTMNSAAIAEAAGCMPLLVPTDPRFVTVGELLDRCDGFLLTGGRPNVHPSEYGEEPTEAHGAFDQARDAIALPLVRACVERGQPILGLCRGFQEMNVALGGSLHPEIRDLPGRDNHRMPPDGTLEEQFALRHMVTFTEGGVFHRLLGAREVMTNTLHGQGIVRAGKRVVIDGHAPDGTPEAIYVKDAPGFALGVQWHPEWKAATDPVSRPLFDAFGEAARAWSAGMRGEGARRSA, encoded by the coding sequence ATGACCGACCATCGCCCCGTCATAGGTGTCATCTGCAACCATTACCTGGTCGACGACCGCTACCCGGTTCATGCGGGCGGGACGATGAATTCGGCCGCGATCGCCGAGGCGGCGGGGTGCATGCCCCTGCTGGTTCCGACCGACCCGCGATTCGTGACGGTCGGTGAACTTCTCGATCGCTGTGACGGGTTCCTTCTGACCGGGGGGCGGCCCAACGTCCACCCGAGCGAGTATGGCGAGGAGCCGACCGAGGCGCATGGCGCCTTCGACCAGGCGCGCGATGCGATCGCGCTGCCGCTGGTGCGGGCCTGTGTGGAGCGGGGACAGCCGATCCTGGGGCTCTGCCGGGGCTTCCAGGAGATGAACGTCGCGCTGGGCGGAAGCCTGCACCCGGAAATCCGCGATCTGCCGGGCCGCGACAATCACCGGATGCCGCCCGATGGCACGCTCGAGGAGCAGTTCGCGCTGCGCCACATGGTGACGTTCACGGAGGGTGGCGTCTTTCATCGGTTGCTGGGCGCGCGCGAGGTGATGACCAACACGCTGCACGGGCAGGGCATCGTGCGGGCGGGCAAGCGGGTGGTGATCGACGGACACGCCCCCGACGGGACGCCCGAGGCGATCTACGTGAAGGATGCGCCCGGTTTCGCGCTGGGGGTCCAGTGGCATCCCGAGTGGAAGGCGGCGACGGACCCGGTGTCGCGGCCGCTTTTCGATGCCTTCGGGGAGGCGGCGCGCGCATGGAGCGCCGGGATGCGCGGCGAGGGCGCGCGGCGGAGCGCCTGA
- a CDS encoding Hint domain-containing protein, producing the protein MPQGYLVQLGNGTLDVSDTIVMSLTDFLIQEDLGAGQYNYTTTIWGFTFPVNNQPGTYYEATNGNVYFVPDNAPFGTPSGGAVQTLPPTSHSDADGIVGGTTGDDVIDGSYTDSDGDQIGSPDANDDIRSGAGDDSIASGAGADTVTAGGGNDTVVAGGGSDVIHGDSNGATSVAEALTWETLGADGEDLSGGFTFSTGEMDVTVGFTDNGNNNPTFEIDTATIWADTGEPFDRNSALRLYANGDGASSTTRIDFAARSGSAMSDEVQNVSFRLSDVDWGSGNHRDIVTVNAFDADGNAVAVTITPGGTQTVSGNTITSGNVATGNNDEAGSVLIEIAGPVARIDISYSNGLNGTQAINVSDIHFDTVVPPDGDDRLLGGAGNDAIYGEGGDDTLFGGTGADTLEGGAGNDAIHVAQGDTALGGDGDDTFYLTDLGEPGSSAISITGGEGDETAGDTLVLTPDVTYGDITFSNTDDTAGGLSGSFTMADGTVVNFTEIENIICFTPGTLILTDRGDRPIETLRPGDGIVTRDHGICPLRWIGTSTVRGEGRFAPIRLEAGALPGARRPLLVSPQHRVLLGGWQTELLFGEAEVLASALHLVEGDAIRPAPCAAVTYIHLMLDRHEVIYAEGAATESFHAGPGGMSALSETARAALFDRFPALRSDPGAHGPTARRCLKKHETQLLVAPAPAATAAHALRTARAA; encoded by the coding sequence ATGCCCCAGGGATATCTCGTCCAGCTCGGAAACGGCACGCTCGATGTCTCGGACACGATCGTGATGAGCCTGACCGATTTCCTCATCCAGGAGGATCTCGGCGCCGGCCAATACAACTACACGACGACGATCTGGGGCTTCACCTTCCCGGTCAACAATCAGCCGGGCACCTATTACGAGGCGACGAACGGCAATGTCTACTTCGTGCCGGACAATGCTCCGTTCGGCACTCCGAGCGGCGGCGCGGTCCAGACCCTTCCTCCCACCTCCCACAGCGATGCCGACGGCATCGTCGGGGGAACCACCGGCGACGACGTCATCGACGGCAGCTACACCGACAGCGACGGCGACCAGATCGGCAGTCCCGACGCCAATGACGACATAAGAAGCGGAGCGGGCGACGATTCGATCGCAAGCGGCGCGGGCGCGGATACCGTCACGGCGGGCGGCGGGAACGACACGGTCGTCGCGGGCGGCGGCAGCGACGTGATCCACGGCGACAGCAACGGCGCCACATCGGTTGCCGAGGCGCTCACCTGGGAAACCCTAGGCGCGGATGGCGAAGACCTCTCGGGCGGCTTCACCTTCTCGACCGGCGAAATGGACGTGACCGTCGGCTTCACCGACAACGGCAACAACAACCCCACCTTCGAGATCGACACCGCGACGATCTGGGCCGACACGGGCGAACCCTTCGACCGCAACTCGGCATTGCGGCTCTATGCCAATGGCGACGGGGCCTCCTCGACCACGCGCATCGACTTCGCGGCGCGGTCGGGCAGCGCCATGTCGGACGAGGTGCAGAACGTCTCGTTCCGCCTTTCGGACGTCGACTGGGGCAGCGGCAATCACCGCGACATCGTCACCGTCAACGCCTTCGACGCCGACGGAAACGCCGTCGCCGTCACCATCACGCCGGGCGGCACCCAGACCGTCTCCGGCAACACCATCACCTCGGGCAACGTGGCGACCGGCAACAATGACGAAGCCGGGTCGGTCCTGATCGAGATCGCCGGTCCCGTCGCGCGCATCGACATCTCCTATTCCAACGGCCTGAACGGCACCCAGGCCATCAATGTCAGCGACATCCATTTCGACACCGTGGTGCCGCCCGATGGCGACGACCGCCTGCTGGGCGGCGCGGGCAATGACGCGATCTACGGCGAAGGCGGTGACGACACGCTCTTCGGCGGCACCGGCGCGGACACGCTCGAGGGTGGCGCGGGCAACGATGCCATCCACGTGGCCCAGGGCGATACGGCGCTCGGCGGCGACGGCGACGACACCTTCTACCTCACCGACCTGGGCGAGCCCGGCAGTTCGGCCATCAGCATCACCGGCGGCGAGGGCGACGAGACGGCGGGCGACACGCTCGTCCTCACCCCCGACGTCACCTATGGCGACATCACCTTCTCGAACACCGACGATACGGCGGGCGGGCTCTCGGGCAGCTTCACCATGGCCGACGGCACGGTCGTCAACTTCACCGAGATCGAGAACATCATCTGCTTCACCCCCGGCACGCTCATCCTGACCGATCGCGGTGACCGCCCGATCGAGACGCTGCGCCCCGGCGACGGGATCGTCACGCGCGACCACGGCATCTGTCCGCTGCGCTGGATCGGGACAAGCACGGTGCGCGGCGAAGGCCGTTTCGCCCCGATCCGCCTCGAGGCCGGCGCCCTGCCCGGCGCGCGCCGCCCGCTGCTCGTCTCGCCCCAGCACCGCGTCCTTCTCGGCGGCTGGCAGACCGAGCTTCTTTTCGGCGAGGCCGAGGTGCTGGCCTCCGCGCTGCACCTCGTGGAGGGCGACGCCATCCGTCCCGCCCCCTGCGCCGCCGTCACCTACATCCACCTGATGCTCGACCGGCACGAGGTCATCTATGCCGAAGGCGCCGCGACCGAGAGCTTTCACGCGGGCCCCGGCGGCATGTCGGCCCTTTCCGAGACGGCGCGCGCCGCGCTCTTCGACCGTTTCCCGGCCCTGCGCAGCGATCCCGGCGCGCATGGCCCCACCGCGCGGCGCTGTCTCAAGAAGCACGAGACGCAGCTTCTCGTCGCACCGGCCCCCGCCGCGACCGCGGCCCACGCCCTGCGGACCGCGCGCGCCGCCTGA
- a CDS encoding isoprenylcysteine carboxylmethyltransferase family protein codes for MTKWIDLPPVWLAAFAALAWMQARYFDFGLDFGGAWADLAGGILVGGGLLLIALAIVEFRRARTTVMPHAEAERLIRSGIFKRSRNPIYLGDVMILAGLVLRWDAVLALPLVPILLWVLERRFVIPEENRLRRKFRADFARYCQTTRRWI; via the coding sequence ATGACAAAATGGATCGACCTGCCGCCCGTCTGGCTGGCCGCCTTCGCCGCGCTGGCCTGGATGCAGGCGCGGTATTTCGATTTCGGGCTGGATTTCGGCGGGGCGTGGGCCGACCTGGCGGGCGGGATCCTGGTGGGCGGTGGGCTCCTGCTCATCGCGCTGGCGATCGTGGAGTTTCGCCGCGCCCGCACCACCGTCATGCCCCATGCCGAGGCCGAACGCCTGATCCGGTCGGGCATATTCAAGCGTTCGCGCAACCCGATCTACCTGGGCGACGTGATGATCCTCGCGGGGCTTGTCCTGCGCTGGGACGCGGTGCTGGCGCTGCCGCTTGTCCCGATCCTGCTCTGGGTGCTGGAGCGGCGGTTCGTCATTCCCGAGGAAAACCGCCTGCGCCGGAAGTTCCGCGCCGATTTCGCCCGGTATTGCCAGACGACGCGACGTTGGATTTGA
- a CDS encoding Re/Si-specific NAD(P)(+) transhydrogenase subunit alpha, with amino-acid sequence MKIGTPKEVIEGEARVAMTPASARELQKLGHECLIEAGAGAQAGFSDADYKAAGVEVMKSAAALWKAADVVAKVRVPTDTELKRLRKGQTLISFFNPSGNDAQMEAAAEKGATVIAMEMVPRISRAQKMDALSSMANIAGYRAVIEAASNFPRLMTGQVTAAGKVPPAKVLVVGAGVAGLAAIGASTSLGAITYAFDVRPEVAEQIESMGAEFVFLEFDEEDAQDGAATGGYAAPSSPEFREAQLAKFRELAPEMDIVITTALIPGRDAPVLWTADMVEAMKPGSVIVDLAAERGGNCELTEPDEKIVTKNGVTIVGYTDFPSRMAAQSSTLYATNIRHMLTDLTPAKDGKIAHDMEDDVIRGATVTHGGEITWPPPPPKVQAIAAKPKAQPPRELTADERRAQEVAAFKEQTKRQVTLIGVGAVLLLAVGLVAPASFMQHFIVFVLAVFVGFQVIWGVSHSLHTPLMAVTNAISSIIILGALMQMGSGSFLVILLAALSVFMAGINIFGGFLVTRRMLAMFQKS; translated from the coding sequence GTGAAGATCGGAACACCCAAGGAGGTGATCGAGGGCGAGGCGCGGGTGGCCATGACGCCCGCCTCGGCGCGCGAATTGCAGAAGCTGGGCCACGAATGCCTGATCGAGGCGGGGGCGGGCGCGCAGGCCGGCTTTTCGGATGCCGACTACAAGGCGGCCGGCGTCGAGGTGATGAAGAGCGCCGCCGCGCTGTGGAAGGCTGCCGACGTGGTGGCCAAGGTGCGCGTGCCGACCGACACCGAGCTGAAGCGGCTCAGGAAGGGGCAGACGCTCATCTCGTTCTTCAACCCCTCGGGCAATGACGCGCAGATGGAGGCCGCCGCCGAGAAGGGCGCCACGGTCATCGCCATGGAGATGGTGCCGCGCATCAGCCGCGCGCAGAAGATGGACGCGCTGTCGTCCATGGCCAATATCGCGGGTTATCGCGCCGTCATCGAGGCGGCGAGCAACTTCCCGCGCCTGATGACCGGCCAGGTGACCGCCGCGGGCAAGGTGCCGCCGGCGAAGGTTCTGGTGGTGGGGGCGGGCGTGGCCGGGCTGGCCGCGATCGGGGCCTCGACGAGCCTCGGCGCGATCACCTATGCCTTCGACGTGCGCCCGGAAGTGGCCGAGCAGATCGAGAGCATGGGCGCCGAGTTCGTGTTCCTCGAGTTCGACGAGGAGGACGCGCAGGACGGGGCCGCGACGGGCGGCTATGCCGCGCCGTCCTCCCCTGAGTTCCGCGAGGCGCAGCTTGCCAAGTTCCGCGAGCTGGCGCCCGAGATGGACATCGTGATCACCACCGCGCTGATCCCCGGCCGCGATGCGCCGGTCCTCTGGACCGCCGACATGGTCGAGGCGATGAAGCCCGGAAGCGTCATCGTGGACCTGGCCGCCGAGCGGGGCGGCAACTGCGAATTGACCGAGCCCGACGAGAAGATCGTCACCAAGAACGGTGTGACCATCGTGGGCTACACCGACTTCCCGAGCCGCATGGCGGCGCAATCCTCGACCCTCTACGCCACGAACATACGGCACATGCTGACCGATCTGACACCGGCGAAGGATGGCAAGATCGCGCATGACATGGAGGATGACGTGATCCGCGGCGCGACCGTCACGCATGGCGGAGAGATCACGTGGCCGCCGCCACCGCCCAAGGTGCAGGCCATCGCCGCGAAGCCCAAGGCGCAGCCGCCGCGCGAGCTCACTGCAGACGAGCGGCGGGCGCAGGAGGTGGCCGCGTTCAAGGAGCAGACGAAGCGCCAGGTGACGCTCATCGGTGTCGGCGCGGTGCTTCTGCTGGCGGTTGGCCTCGTGGCCCCGGCGAGCTTCATGCAGCATTTCATCGTCTTCGTGCTCGCGGTCTTCGTGGGCTTCCAGGTGATCTGGGGCGTGAGCCACAGCCTGCACACGCCGCTCATGGCGGTGACGAACGCGATCTCGTCGATCATCATCCTGGGCGCGCTCATGCAGATGGGATCGGGGTCGTTTCTCGTGATCCTGCTGGCGGCGCTGAGTGTCTTCATGGCCGGGATCAACATCTTCGGCGGCTTCCTCGTCACGCGGCGCATGCTCGCCATGTTCCAGAAATCCTGA
- a CDS encoding NAD(P)(+) transhydrogenase (Re/Si-specific) subunit beta — protein MDYGFTTAAYVVAAVLFILSLGGLSGQESAKRAVWYGIAGMALAVLATLIGPGSGLWLLSLLLIAGGGVIGYQLATRVGMTQMPELVAGMHALVGLAAVFVGFNAHFEIGNAARAVAEGPVAVAELGAFATLVAKKTAVEINILRVELFLGILIGAITFTGSVIAYGKLAGRVSSAAKKLPGGHALNAAAGVVAVLCLFWYLGSGGFLPLFLMTLAALFVGYHLIMGIGGADMPVVVSMLNSYSGWAAAAIGFSLGNDLLIVVGALVGSSGAILSYIMCKAMNRHFVSVILGGFGGPGGEQMAVEGEQVAIEVDGVAAALNEADSVIIVPGYGMAVAQAQQAVSELTSKLRAKGKKVRFAIHPVAGRLPGHMNVLLAEAKVPYDIVLEMDEINDDFPATDVAIVIGSNDIVNPAAQDDPNSPIAGMPVLEVWKAKQVFVSKRGQGTGYSGIENPLFYKENTRMFYGDAKESVTKLLALIE, from the coding sequence ATGGATTACGGATTCACCACGGCGGCCTATGTGGTCGCGGCTGTTCTCTTCATCCTCTCGCTGGGGGGCCTCTCGGGGCAGGAAAGCGCGAAACGCGCGGTCTGGTACGGGATCGCGGGCATGGCGCTGGCCGTGCTGGCAACGCTCATCGGGCCGGGGTCGGGGCTGTGGCTGCTGTCGCTGCTGCTGATCGCGGGCGGTGGCGTGATCGGCTACCAGCTTGCGACCCGCGTGGGCATGACGCAGATGCCCGAGCTTGTGGCGGGGATGCACGCGCTGGTGGGCCTCGCCGCCGTCTTCGTGGGCTTCAACGCGCATTTCGAGATCGGCAACGCTGCCCGCGCGGTGGCGGAAGGCCCGGTGGCCGTGGCCGAGCTTGGCGCCTTCGCAACGCTCGTGGCCAAGAAAACGGCGGTCGAGATCAATATCCTGCGGGTCGAGCTGTTCCTCGGCATCCTGATCGGAGCGATCACCTTCACCGGGTCGGTCATCGCCTATGGCAAGCTTGCCGGGCGCGTGTCGTCGGCGGCGAAGAAGCTGCCGGGGGGCCATGCGCTCAACGCCGCGGCGGGTGTCGTGGCGGTGCTCTGCCTCTTCTGGTACCTGGGCTCGGGCGGGTTCCTGCCCTTGTTCCTGATGACGCTGGCCGCGCTTTTCGTGGGCTATCACCTGATCATGGGCATCGGCGGCGCGGACATGCCGGTCGTGGTCTCGATGCTCAACAGCTATTCCGGCTGGGCGGCGGCGGCGATCGGGTTCAGCCTCGGCAATGACCTCCTGATCGTGGTGGGCGCACTCGTGGGCTCTTCGGGTGCGATCCTGAGCTACATCATGTGCAAGGCGATGAACCGGCATTTCGTGAGCGTGATCCTCGGTGGCTTCGGCGGTCCGGGCGGCGAGCAGATGGCCGTCGAAGGCGAGCAGGTGGCGATCGAGGTCGACGGCGTGGCCGCCGCGCTGAACGAGGCCGACAGCGTGATCATCGTTCCCGGCTACGGCATGGCCGTGGCGCAGGCGCAGCAGGCGGTGAGCGAGTTGACCAGCAAGCTGCGCGCCAAGGGCAAGAAGGTACGGTTCGCGATTCATCCCGTGGCAGGCCGGCTTCCGGGGCATATGAACGTGCTTCTGGCCGAGGCGAAGGTGCCTTACGACATCGTGCTCGAGATGGACGAGATCAACGACGATTTCCCCGCGACCGACGTGGCGATCGTCATCGGCTCGAACGACATCGTGAACCCCGCCGCGCAGGACGACCCGAACAGCCCGATCGCCGGGATGCCGGTGCTCGAGGTGTGGAAGGCGAAACAGGTCTTCGTCAGCAAGCGCGGGCAGGGCACCGGGTATTCCGGCATCGAGAACCCGCTCTTCTACAAGGAGAACACGCGGATGTTCTACGGCGATGCGAAGGAGAGCGTGACGAAGCTGCTGGCGTTGATCGAGTGA
- a CDS encoding ABC transporter permease — protein sequence MRRRAPLALWLPGGTLLALILGVALGPLVWPVPPEAMDLTARNAPPGAAHPLGTDRLGRDMLARLMAGGRLTLSVGLAAMALSVALGTAIGGLAGLWRALDGWLMRLTDLFLSLPVLPLLLVAVMLFRDALTRGLGDVSGLFLLIVVAIGATSWMPTARVVRALVLGLMQRDFITAAIAGGATRGALVLRHILPHCASAILVSGALGVANAIVTESALSFLGVGFPPDTASWGRMLADGAAQLADRPAQVIWPGAMISLTVLCVTYLGDGLRDRLDRRA from the coding sequence ATGAGGCGCCGCGCGCCGCTTGCACTCTGGCTGCCGGGGGGAACGCTCCTCGCGCTCATCCTCGGCGTGGCGCTGGGCCCGCTCGTCTGGCCCGTCCCGCCCGAGGCGATGGACCTCACCGCCCGCAACGCGCCCCCCGGCGCGGCCCATCCGCTCGGCACCGACCGGCTGGGCCGGGACATGCTCGCGCGGCTCATGGCGGGCGGCAGGCTGACGCTCTCGGTGGGGCTCGCGGCGATGGCGCTCTCGGTGGCGCTCGGCACGGCGATAGGGGGCCTGGCCGGCCTCTGGCGCGCGCTCGACGGCTGGCTCATGCGCCTCACCGACCTCTTCCTGTCGCTCCCGGTCCTGCCGCTGCTGCTGGTGGCGGTCATGCTCTTCCGCGACGCGCTCACGCGGGGGCTGGGCGATGTCTCGGGGCTTTTCCTGCTGATCGTCGTCGCCATCGGCGCGACAAGCTGGATGCCCACCGCCCGCGTCGTGCGCGCGCTCGTGCTGGGGCTGATGCAGCGCGACTTCATCACCGCGGCGATCGCGGGCGGGGCCACGCGCGGCGCGCTCGTCCTGCGCCACATCCTGCCGCATTGCGCCTCGGCGATCCTCGTCTCCGGCGCACTCGGCGTGGCCAATGCCATCGTCACCGAAAGCGCGCTCAGCTTCCTCGGCGTGGGCTTCCCGCCCGACACGGCAAGCTGGGGCCGGATGCTGGCCGACGGCGCCGCACAGCTCGCCGACCGGCCCGCGCAGGTGATCTGGCCCGGCGCGATGATCTCGCTCACCGTGCTTTGCGTGACCTACCTGGGCGACGGGCTGCGCGACCGGCTCGACCGGCGCGCATGA